The genomic window tcgtagcttggaggcaatagtgcagactcatcttgctagtggagcagcttatattgagttatatgtaaaATTTACATTGCCAACTGATGTACCAGTgaccggtgttcgagatgtatacaccaCCTCTGGCTGACACTCGGTCAGCGAGTTACAAAATACAGAACAGCCCATGTTCGGTAGCAGTGTCGATTGAACATTCCCTgtaagacactctgtcggtggatgggacatgtacgtcggtggctcgatgtttgatgttagaaatacgtactggggagcGGCATCAAGTTCTAGCgggtggcaatctacatccaattggggacgttatcaaatgcccagaagaagggatgatgtactccctacgacgtcaaccggtgaggggacctctcacactgcagatgattgtgggttagaagatgactcgaATGTGGATCCACCTCAAGAGCCCGAGCCGAATGGTgtagaagttggcttattttctgaaccggagcctattccaacagaagctGAAGATGCTGACAAGAGTTCAGATGaggaagaaaatccacgattcaaagcatactcacctccagcccacatgcataatgtcgatctgtctgtagatgatgcgttagagtttccaaatctaccacaccggttgcgtgatcgtacaagtttgGGGATAGATTtcggtgaacttgaagttggtaatcagtttaccaacaaagatagttttattggtgctttgaaataACATAGTATCAAAAacggcgttaactaccacgtcgttaaatcaaaatctaataagtttgaggcgaagtgtatggtgcaagacggcacatgttcatggaaaatctatgCCTCGTTATGGAAAAGGACAGGGTTgagggagataaaaaagtacaaaggtccacatacatgtgctgcaggtacagtactgactgtatctgaataatacttttattatgcaatgttacattatttaatgtactcccttTGTAGGtttttcacaagatcatcccaaaatggattcagctatgttagctagcttgatactgcccacgataaAAGCAGATCTTAGGACTTTAGTGccggtgttaattgccaatatccgtagccaaatagGGTACATGCCTTCTTAttgcaaggcttggatagctaagcaaaaggcattggagaagatgcatagtagGTGGgatgcctcatataatgaaatatggcagtggtgttaggtgctagagagatacgtccccgGTACCATCatagaccttgaaacggaacatgcgtactacaacggccgattgctacgtggatgccaagtgttcaaacgcctgttttAGACCTTTAAGTAATGCCGAGACGCTTTTTCatactgcaagccgttggtacaaattgacggtaccttcatgttcgATAGGTATACTCATGGGCTATTGCTTGTagtggcacaggatggcggtgagagaattcttccaattgtatttgcaataacaccaggagagtcgtctgatgactgggatttcgtttggtgactgggatttctttctctctaggttaaggagtcATGTGTGCCCctaacctgatatctgtgttatttcagatcggggcgcgggtatactagctgcatttgatcgagagggaagcttatggcagcgcacacactatagatattgcctaagacacgttgcttcgaact from Gossypium hirsutum isolate 1008001.06 chromosome D12, Gossypium_hirsutum_v2.1, whole genome shotgun sequence includes these protein-coding regions:
- the LOC121224637 gene encoding uncharacterized protein, with translation MVQDGTCSWKIYASLWKRTGLREIKKYKGPHTCAAGFSQDHPKMDSAMLASLILPTIKADLRTLVPVLIANIRSQIGYMPSYCKAWIAKQKALEKMHSRWDASYNEIWQWC